A region from the Lolium perenne isolate Kyuss_39 chromosome 4, Kyuss_2.0, whole genome shotgun sequence genome encodes:
- the LOC127293892 gene encoding adenine/guanine permease AZG2 — MTGTAPWHKLSEAEAAVNRSVAASRVGRYFKLDARKSSFTKELRAGAATFLTMAYIISVNAAILTDSGGPCTVHDCTPVPGNSTVAPGPECMVGTSNPGYQQCLARTKSDLVVATAVAAMAASFAMGALANLPLALAPGMGANAYFAYNMVGFHGSGSIPYRTALAGVMLEGIVFFALSAVGLRSKLARLIPRNIRLASAVGIGLFLAFTGLQANQGLGLVGASPTTLVTLTACSETDPVTGACLGGTLHSPTFWLGAAGFLLTATCLARDVKGGMIYGIVFVTAVSWIRGTSVTVFPDTPAGNAGFSYFKKIVDFHTIESTAGQLSFGGFRHGNVWIAMLTLLYVDVLDTTSTMYSMAEYGGFTDGAGGFEGEYRAFLVDAGSTVLSAALGSTTVTTYIESTAGIREGGRTGLTAITVSACFLASLFFSPLLMSVPPWAVGPSLVLVGAMMMRVAKDIEWGDMKEAIPSFVTMALMPLTFSIANGIIAGLGVYVALHWYDWASHACGRVGKALDDRRNQVAAATAEVGPAQDV; from the coding sequence ATGACAGGAACGGCGCCGTGGCACAAGCTCTCCGAGGCGGAGGCCGCCGTGAACCGCTCCGTGGCGGCGAGCCGCGTGGGGAGGTACTTCAAGCTCGACGCGCGCAAGAGCTCTTTCACCAAGGAGCTGCGCGCCGGCGCCGCCACCTTCCTCACCATGGCCTACATCATCTCCGTCAACGCCGCCATCCTCACGGACTCCGGCGGGCCGTGCACCGTGCACGACTGCACTCCGGTGCCGGGCAACTCCACGGTAGCTCCTGGGCCGGAGTGCATGGTGGGGACGTCTAACCCGGGGTACCAGCAGTGCCTGGCGCGCACCAAGAGCGACCTGGTCGTCGCGacggccgtggccgccatggccgcctcctTCGCCATGGGCGCGCTCGCCAACCTCCCGCTGGCGCTGGCCCCCGGGATGGGCGCCAACGCCTACTTTGCGTACAACATGGTGGGCTTCCACGGGTCCGGGTCCATCCCCTACCGCACGGCGCTCGCGGGGGTCATGCTCGAGGGCATCGTCTTCTTCGCCCTCTCCGCCGTCGGCCTCCGGTCGAAGCTGGCGCGGCTGATCCCGCGCAACATCCGCCTCGCCTCGGCCGTCGGTATCGGGCTCTTCCTGGCCTTCACCGGCCTCCAGGCGAACCAGGGCCTGGGCCTCGTCGGCGCCAGCCCGACCACGCTCGTCACCCTCACCGCCTGCTCCGAGACCGACCCCGTCACCGGCGCCTGCCTCGGCGGCACCCTgcacagccccaccttctggctcGGCGCCGCGGGGTTCCTCCTCACCGCCACCTGCCTCGCCAGGGACGTCAAGGGCGGCATGATATACGGCATCGTCTTCGTCACGGCCGTGTCCTGGATCAGAGGCACCAGCGTCACGGTCTTCCCGGACACGCCGGCGGGGAATGCCGGCTTCTCCTACTTCAAGAAGATTGTCGACTTCCACACCATCGAGAGCACGGCCGGGCAGCTCAGCTTCGGCGGCTTCCGCCACGGAAACgtgtggatcgccatgctcacgctCCTGTACGTGGACGTGCTCGACACCACGAGCACAATGTACTCCATGGCGGAGTACGGCGGGTTCACCGACGGCGCCGGCGGGTTCGAGGGCGAGTACCGGGCTTTCCTCGTCGACGCCGGGTCCACGGTGCTGAGCGCCGCGCTAGGGAGCACCACGGTGACGACCTACATCGAGTCGACGGCGGGGATCAGGGAGGGCGGCAGGACCGGGTTGACCGCGATCACCGTGTCGGCGTGCTTCCTGGCGTCGCTCTTCTTCTCGCCGCTGCTGATGAGCGTGCCGCCGTGGGCCGTCGGGCCGTCGCTGGTGCTGGTGGGCGCCATGATGATGCGCGTGGCCAAGGACATCGAGTGGGGCGACATGAAGGAGGCCATCCCGTCGTTCGTCACCATGGCGCTCATGCCGCTCACCTTCTCCATCGCCAACGGCATCATCGCCGGCCTCGGCGTCTACGTCGCGCTGCACTGGTACGACTGGGCCAGCCACGCCTGCGGCAGGGTGGGGAAGGCGCTCGACGACCGCCGGAACCAGGTCGCCGCTGCCACGGCCGAGGTCGGCCCGGCGCAAGACGTGTGA